The nucleotide sequence CTCGCCTTCCATCTCACCCAGAAAAATACCACATTTTCAGCCACTTGCCAAGCCTTTCTCGAACCCACTTCTAGAATTTGCTTGAGTAGTTACGCGCAAGTTGGGTTAAACGCCAGAAATCGACAAAATAGGATAATAAATCGCTTCTCGACTTCGCCGAAAGACTAAACGTTGAACCTGAAGTTGATGATATCGCCGTCCTTAACGATGTATTCTTTTCCTTCAAGACGGAATTTTCCGGCTTGTTTTGCTCCGGCAAGCGTTCCGCCGCAATTGATGAAGTCGTCGTAGCCCACCACTTCCGCCTTGATGAAACCGCGCTCAAAGTCCTTGTGGATGGCCGAGGCTGCCTTGGGAGCAGTGGAATTGGTCGGAACGACCCAGGCCTTCACTTCGTCCTCGCCTACCGTAAAATAGAACATGCGGCCTATTGAGGCGAATGAGGCCTTAATTATCCTTTCAAAGGCAGGTTCTTTAATGTTCATGGAGGCCAGGAACTCCCCCCTCTCGGCGGGAGGCAGGGCCGCTATTTCGAGCTCTATCTGACAGCATATATTGATGATATTAGATGTATTACCCGAGTGCATGCTGGAGATTGCTTCGCTCGCGCTCGCAATGACATCGTGGGGAATATCTTCCGCAATATTCAACACAACAAGTTCCGGCCGGATGGTCCAAAAAGTAAAACCCTTGAGCGAATTGAACTCATCCTGTGAGAGTTTCAATTCACGCAAGAGTTTGCCGTTCTCTAAAAGTTCTTTGGCGTGCGGTAATACCTTGGCATGTATGGCGTCCTCTGGTTTGACGCTTGCTTTCGTCTTTTGAAGGCGTTCGAGCCTGTTCTCTACCACGATAAGGTCGGCAAGTATCAGGTCGTCCGTAAGGCTCCTGTATGATTTTGCAAGCTCCGCAACATCCTGGGTGGTAAAGGCATCTATAATGTGGAGAAAACCGTCAGCGCCGGACAGGCCGTTTCGCGCCTTGTCCCAGGCCTCTTTTCCGGAAAGGTTGACGTCAGTGAACGGAACTACGGCCGGCGAGACCTTGGCA is from Deltaproteobacteria bacterium CG11_big_fil_rev_8_21_14_0_20_49_13 and encodes:
- a CDS encoding redox-regulated ATPase YchF — its product is MEIGIIGSSQSGKSTIFQIMTGVNSREIFGERFVKGTANIPDARFEKLVEIFKPAKVSPAVVPFTDVNLSGKEAWDKARNGLSGADGFLHIIDAFTTQDVAELAKSYRSLTDDLILADLIVVENRLERLQKTKASVKPEDAIHAKVLPHAKELLENGKLLRELKLSQDEFNSLKGFTFWTIRPELVVLNIAEDIPHDVIASASEAISSMHSGNTSNIINICCQIELEIAALPPAERGEFLASMNIKEPAFERIIKASFASIGRMFYFTVGEDEVKAWVVPTNSTAPKAASAIHKDFERGFIKAEVVGYDDFINCGGTLAGAKQAGKFRLEGKEYIVKDGDIINFRFNV